A single Candidatus Omnitrophota bacterium DNA region contains:
- a CDS encoding DUF3251 domain-containing protein, whose translation MARYPVLAAVVVIAALFVPTLSAEDSSQDPSLLEARVSALEDYTQKLGDSLKQYSEGLISSVETKIKAENGRVIALNPVSRKFSKIETNAGMLLIAVQKMQRLENGYRMLLNIGNPHAAAFGTITLKLRWGRTWDAGQGAVSYDDWRNSLTAGEYVYKGRLVPGEWTEVTVELVPAGANQLEYIECAMDVGSVELQVKQPSNP comes from the coding sequence ATGGCCCGTTATCCCGTCCTCGCCGCTGTCGTTGTCATCGCCGCCCTTTTCGTCCCCACTTTATCCGCCGAGGATTCCTCCCAGGACCCATCCCTGTTGGAAGCTCGGGTTTCAGCACTTGAGGATTATACTCAAAAGCTCGGGGACAGCCTCAAGCAATATTCCGAGGGACTGATCAGCAGCGTCGAGACCAAGATCAAGGCCGAAAACGGGCGCGTCATCGCTCTGAATCCGGTGTCACGGAAATTCAGTAAAATTGAAACCAATGCCGGAATGCTTTTGATCGCCGTCCAGAAAATGCAGCGGTTGGAGAACGGTTACCGGATGCTGCTCAACATCGGAAATCCTCACGCCGCCGCTTTTGGGACGATCACGTTGAAATTGAGATGGGGCAGGACGTGGGACGCGGGCCAGGGGGCTGTGAGCTATGACGATTGGAGAAATTCGTTGACCGCGGGTGAATATGTTTATAAGGGACGGCTTGTTCCGGGAGAATGGACCGAGGTGACGGTGGAGCTTGTTCCGGCCGGTGCCAATCAGCTGGAATATATTGAGTGTGCGATGGATGTCGGGTCTGTCGAGCTTCAGGTCAAACAGCCGTCAAATCCTTAG
- a CDS encoding M3 family oligoendopeptidase yields the protein MPTTAAESLDFDRLPKYRSRRFVPAEARLTDKEEVVRLYEALLGRDIRSASELEIWLQDRFEMDAAVSQAGEVLYIRMTCQTDDAKRSGDYKDFVENILPSVKQLEHRLNEKYWALKKDWPLDAAKYRVYDRSVETDLALFREENIPLLTKVQLLSQDYQTVCGAMTVPWDGKDLTMPQVGRFLMDPDRPTRERAWKGMAHRRLDDRDKLDKLFDEMLALRHTVALNAGFKNFIEYQFKSYHRFDYSSRECRQYHEAVAALVVPLCAKIMERRRRLMRLPHLRPWDVHVDPLGRPALKPFIEVRDLITGLKKIFNRLDPQLGGQFDAMAKMGLLDLDSRKGKAPGGYQNTMAEARLPFIFMNAVGVDQDVRTLLHEGGHAFHAFACAPQDIRDYRHAPMEFCEVASMSMELIGGEYLDVFYGPEEWERSKIDHLEDVIQVLAWVANIDAFQHWIYEVPQHAVQERSQAWLGFYNRFGGQLMEWKGLEMYQESLWHRQLHIFEVPFYYIEYGIAQLGALQLWLNAKKDLGGTVAKYKEALALGGSRPLPELFEAAGLKFDFSARTIAPLIAAVQEELGLTE from the coding sequence ATGCCGACAACGGCCGCTGAAAGTTTGGATTTCGACCGTTTGCCCAAATACCGCTCACGCCGGTTTGTCCCTGCCGAAGCGCGTTTAACGGATAAAGAGGAAGTCGTGCGCCTTTACGAGGCCCTCCTGGGGCGAGATATCCGTTCCGCTTCCGAATTGGAGATCTGGCTTCAGGACCGTTTTGAAATGGACGCCGCGGTCAGCCAGGCCGGGGAAGTGCTTTATATCCGGATGACCTGTCAGACGGACGATGCCAAGCGGAGCGGGGATTATAAGGATTTTGTGGAAAACATCCTTCCCTCTGTCAAACAGCTGGAGCACCGGCTGAATGAGAAATATTGGGCCTTGAAAAAGGATTGGCCCCTGGATGCCGCAAAATACCGTGTTTATGACCGTTCCGTGGAAACGGATCTGGCGCTTTTCCGGGAGGAGAACATCCCTCTGTTGACCAAGGTCCAACTCCTGTCGCAGGATTATCAGACGGTTTGCGGAGCGATGACGGTCCCCTGGGACGGCAAGGACCTCACCATGCCGCAAGTGGGGAGATTTCTAATGGATCCCGACCGGCCCACGAGGGAGCGGGCGTGGAAGGGGATGGCGCATCGCCGTCTGGACGACCGGGACAAGCTGGACAAACTTTTTGACGAGATGCTGGCCCTGCGCCACACGGTCGCGTTGAATGCCGGGTTTAAAAATTTCATTGAGTATCAATTCAAATCGTATCACAGGTTCGATTACAGCAGCCGCGAATGCCGTCAGTACCACGAGGCTGTAGCTGCGTTGGTCGTGCCGTTGTGCGCCAAGATCATGGAGCGCCGTCGCCGTCTGATGCGGCTGCCGCATTTGCGACCGTGGGACGTGCATGTCGATCCGCTGGGCCGCCCGGCGCTCAAACCCTTCATCGAGGTCCGGGATTTGATCACCGGGCTCAAGAAAATTTTTAACCGGCTGGATCCCCAGTTGGGCGGACAGTTCGACGCCATGGCGAAGATGGGGCTGTTGGATCTGGACAGCCGCAAAGGCAAGGCCCCGGGCGGTTATCAGAACACCATGGCCGAGGCGAGGCTCCCGTTCATTTTCATGAATGCCGTCGGAGTGGACCAGGACGTCCGCACGCTTCTGCACGAAGGGGGGCATGCCTTTCACGCCTTTGCCTGCGCTCCGCAGGACATCCGCGACTACCGGCACGCGCCGATGGAATTCTGCGAGGTCGCATCCATGTCCATGGAGTTGATCGGCGGAGAATATTTGGACGTTTTTTACGGCCCGGAGGAATGGGAGAGGTCCAAAATCGACCACCTGGAAGACGTGATCCAGGTCCTGGCGTGGGTGGCCAACATCGACGCGTTCCAGCACTGGATTTATGAAGTTCCTCAGCACGCGGTCCAGGAACGTTCCCAGGCCTGGCTGGGTTTTTACAACCGTTTCGGCGGCCAGCTCATGGAGTGGAAGGGGCTTGAGATGTATCAGGAATCGCTTTGGCACCGCCAGCTGCATATTTTCGAAGTGCCGTTTTATTATATCGAGTACGGGATCGCCCAGCTGGGAGCCCTGCAATTGTGGCTTAACGCCAAAAAGGACCTGGGAGGGACAGTGGCCAAGTATAAGGAGGCCCTGGCCCTCGGAGGTTCGCGGCCGTTGCCGGAACTTTTTGAAGCCGCGGGTTTGAAATTCGATTTTTCGGCCCGGACGATCGCCCCGCTGATCGCCGCCGTTCAGGAAGAACTGGGGCTGACAGAGTAG
- a CDS encoding L28 family ribosomal protein, whose product MAKSCVICGKTRQPGIKYRRRGAIKRTGGAGAKIVGKTFRAFLPNLQRVKIVLNGTVKRESVCVKCIKAGKITKAA is encoded by the coding sequence ATGGCAAAATCTTGCGTGATCTGCGGAAAAACCCGGCAGCCGGGGATCAAATACAGAAGGCGCGGCGCCATCAAGAGGACCGGCGGCGCGGGCGCCAAAATCGTCGGAAAAACGTTTCGGGCTTTCCTCCCCAATCTCCAGAGGGTCAAGATCGTCCTCAACGGGACCGTCAAACGCGAAAGCGTGTGCGTGAAGTGCATCAAGGCCGGAAAAATCACCAAGGCCGCCTAA
- the recJ gene encoding single-stranded-DNA-specific exonuclease RecJ translates to MSLSFSQKIWNIRNPDPQLQVALSNALGVHPIVAQLCVNRGLGSEAAARDFLDAGLGKLHDPFLLKDMDKAVERIREARQNGERVLIFGDYDVDGVTSSALLYKTLKKFDVEVMNYIPHRIQEGYGLNESVGELALENSVRLIITVDCGITACREVEALNRMGLDVIIIDHHEPHPGALPPAKAVIDPKRADCPYPFKHLSAVGLAAKFSQALLGVLDQEALDLVTLGTIADVVPLVGENRIFVKAGLPRLGRTTNKGLAALIDVAKLKGKEFKPYFVGFILGPRINATGRMGSARKSLDLLLTEHAGEAYALAQVLEQHNADRQRLQKDVAQQAVDLVQRDVNFNEDRVIVLSQEGWHRGVLGIVASRLTEMYYRPSIVISVENGIGTASARSIAGFHLHDALRHCEGILENFGGHKLAAGLTIRSENIGEFRRRINDLARETMSGEALVPALQIDSEIALSNLDLALVETVNALEPYGEGNPEPVFCSRQLTVKATPTVMAKDTLKTWLTDGRMTFSAVGFGMGKFRPLLSAGQKVDVAYQLGIDDWNKSPMVLLRLKDIRQSQ, encoded by the coding sequence ATGTCCCTTTCCTTTTCCCAAAAAATTTGGAACATCCGAAATCCTGACCCGCAATTGCAGGTCGCGTTGAGCAACGCTCTGGGAGTTCACCCCATCGTGGCCCAATTGTGCGTGAATCGGGGGTTGGGGTCCGAGGCCGCGGCGCGGGATTTCCTTGATGCCGGGCTTGGGAAACTCCATGATCCGTTTTTGCTCAAGGACATGGACAAGGCCGTTGAGCGGATCCGTGAGGCCCGGCAGAACGGCGAGCGCGTCCTGATTTTCGGCGATTATGACGTGGATGGCGTGACATCTTCGGCCCTGCTCTACAAAACTCTCAAGAAATTTGATGTTGAGGTGATGAATTACATCCCGCACCGGATCCAGGAAGGTTACGGGTTGAACGAAAGTGTCGGAGAGCTGGCTCTGGAGAATAGTGTCCGTTTGATCATCACCGTGGACTGCGGTATCACCGCCTGCCGGGAAGTGGAAGCCCTTAACCGGATGGGGTTGGACGTGATCATCATCGATCATCATGAGCCGCATCCGGGAGCATTGCCGCCGGCGAAGGCCGTGATTGATCCCAAACGGGCCGATTGTCCGTATCCGTTCAAGCATCTGTCGGCCGTGGGGCTTGCGGCCAAATTCAGCCAGGCGCTGTTGGGGGTTTTGGACCAGGAGGCGCTTGACCTTGTGACCCTGGGGACGATCGCGGATGTCGTTCCCCTGGTCGGGGAAAACAGGATTTTTGTGAAAGCGGGCTTGCCCCGGCTGGGACGGACAACCAACAAAGGGTTGGCCGCTCTTATTGATGTGGCCAAGTTGAAGGGAAAGGAATTTAAACCGTATTTTGTGGGCTTCATCCTCGGACCCCGGATCAATGCCACGGGACGGATGGGCTCGGCGCGGAAATCCCTGGATTTATTGTTGACCGAGCATGCAGGGGAGGCCTACGCGTTGGCCCAGGTCCTGGAACAACACAACGCGGATCGCCAACGCCTTCAGAAAGATGTGGCCCAGCAGGCGGTTGACCTGGTCCAGCGCGACGTCAATTTCAACGAGGATCGCGTGATCGTCTTGAGCCAGGAGGGCTGGCACCGGGGTGTCCTGGGGATCGTCGCGTCGCGGCTGACAGAGATGTATTATCGTCCGAGCATTGTCATCTCGGTCGAAAACGGCATCGGCACGGCTTCGGCCCGGTCCATTGCGGGCTTTCACCTTCATGACGCCTTGCGCCATTGCGAGGGAATTTTGGAAAATTTTGGGGGGCACAAGCTGGCCGCGGGGCTGACCATCCGGTCGGAAAATATCGGGGAATTCCGGCGGCGTATCAATGACCTCGCGCGCGAGACCATGTCCGGCGAGGCGCTGGTCCCGGCTTTGCAGATTGACAGCGAGATTGCGCTGTCGAACCTGGACTTGGCCCTGGTGGAGACGGTCAACGCCCTTGAACCTTATGGCGAGGGCAACCCGGAGCCGGTTTTTTGCTCCCGGCAGTTGACTGTCAAGGCGACGCCGACGGTCATGGCGAAAGACACATTGAAAACTTGGTTGACGGACGGGCGGATGACGTTTTCGGCGGTCGGTTTTGGGATGGGGAAGTTCCGCCCGTTGTTGTCAGCCGGGCAGAAGGTGGATGTCGCCTATCAGCTCGGCATAGACGATTGGAACAAGTCCCCGATGGTGCTTTTGCGGCTCAAAGACATACGGCAGAGCCAGTGA
- the argS gene encoding arginine--tRNA ligase: MATDLKQQLQSFLESSLKAPFAAHGESPAILLECPSDKKFGDLSCNIALKASRIFKKPPVLLAEEFRKILSEAISHSVLKDKIEKITVEKPGFINFYLSRFAAYDVLYAVFREQAQFGRSTFGQGQKIQIEFVSANPTGPLSVAHARQAAVGDALANILNFIGFQAVKEFYLNDEGNQINLLGKSIECRAIEIFGGTAELPENGYQGEYIRDIAARLIKEKQIKGREDLAKVLPQEFSRYGVDYLLGVIKKELEDFRVHFDVWSHQSHIATQPQIEDVLRSLKDKGFLFEQEGALWFKTTAFGDDKDRVVKKSDGAYTYFTPDIVYHRDKFQRGFARVFNMWGPDHHGYIPRLKAAVAALGYDPSALEVLIVQLATIYRDGKPVSMSTRRGQYISLREVMDEVGVDAARFFFMMRHINAHLEFDLELAKKQTAENPVYYIQYAHARIHSVIAKAAEANLSPRTSGLNLLVQPEEMDLIKTVGGFSDVLLMCWQQRDPYALVSYLQELATCFHKFYDCHRVVDQENSALSGERLALIDAARIVLANGLRLLGVSTPAKM; this comes from the coding sequence ATGGCTACCGATTTGAAACAGCAATTGCAGTCTTTCCTCGAGTCTTCGCTGAAGGCGCCTTTTGCGGCCCACGGAGAATCCCCGGCCATTCTTCTGGAATGCCCTTCCGACAAAAAATTCGGCGATCTGTCCTGCAACATCGCCCTGAAAGCCTCCCGGATCTTTAAAAAGCCGCCGGTCCTGCTGGCGGAGGAATTCCGTAAGATTTTATCCGAAGCGATCTCCCATTCCGTTCTAAAAGACAAGATTGAGAAAATTACGGTCGAAAAGCCGGGGTTCATTAATTTTTATTTGTCCCGTTTTGCGGCCTACGACGTGCTTTACGCGGTCTTCCGAGAACAGGCACAGTTCGGGCGGTCGACATTCGGCCAGGGACAAAAGATCCAGATTGAATTCGTCAGCGCCAATCCCACGGGCCCGTTGAGCGTGGCCCATGCCCGCCAGGCCGCTGTCGGCGACGCGCTCGCGAATATCCTGAATTTTATCGGCTTTCAGGCTGTGAAGGAATTTTATCTTAACGATGAGGGCAACCAGATCAACCTTCTGGGCAAGTCCATCGAATGCCGCGCCATCGAAATTTTCGGCGGCACGGCTGAACTGCCGGAGAACGGCTATCAGGGAGAATACATCCGCGACATCGCCGCCCGGTTGATCAAGGAAAAACAGATCAAAGGCCGGGAGGATCTCGCAAAAGTTTTGCCCCAGGAGTTTTCCCGGTACGGCGTGGATTATCTGTTGGGCGTGATCAAGAAGGAACTGGAAGACTTTCGCGTCCATTTCGATGTCTGGTCGCACCAGAGCCACATCGCCACTCAACCGCAGATCGAGGATGTCCTGCGTTCCTTGAAGGACAAGGGCTTTCTTTTCGAGCAGGAGGGGGCGCTTTGGTTCAAGACCACGGCATTCGGAGACGACAAAGACCGCGTGGTCAAAAAAAGCGACGGCGCGTATACCTATTTCACCCCGGACATCGTTTATCACCGTGATAAATTTCAAAGAGGGTTTGCCAGGGTTTTTAACATGTGGGGACCGGACCACCACGGGTATATTCCGCGGCTTAAGGCCGCGGTGGCAGCCCTCGGGTATGATCCCTCGGCCCTGGAAGTCCTTATTGTCCAGCTCGCCACGATTTACCGGGACGGCAAGCCGGTGTCCATGTCGACCCGCCGGGGCCAGTACATCAGCCTGCGGGAGGTCATGGATGAAGTCGGGGTGGACGCCGCGCGGTTCTTTTTTATGATGCGGCACATCAACGCGCACCTGGAATTCGACCTGGAACTGGCCAAGAAGCAGACCGCGGAAAATCCGGTGTATTACATCCAGTATGCCCACGCCCGCATCCACAGCGTCATCGCCAAGGCCGCGGAGGCTAATCTTTCACCCAGGACCTCCGGATTGAACCTTTTGGTTCAGCCGGAAGAGATGGATTTGATCAAGACTGTCGGGGGATTCTCCGATGTCCTTCTGATGTGCTGGCAGCAAAGAGACCCCTACGCCCTGGTCAGTTATCTGCAGGAACTGGCCACGTGTTTCCATAAATTTTACGACTGCCACCGCGTGGTCGATCAGGAGAATTCCGCTTTGTCCGGAGAGCGGCTGGCGCTGATTGACGCGGCCCGGATCGTCCTGGCCAACGGCCTGCGCCTGTTGGGCGTCAGCACACCGGCCAAAATGTAA
- the rsfS gene encoding ribosome silencing factor has protein sequence MAQAIVGCASDKKAENIVVLDMRKVANFCDYFVICTGNSDRQVRAVAEGISEGLGQKGVNVRYQQGFRDGHWVLLDLGTVVAHVFDRETREFYGLEHLWQEAKKVHI, from the coding sequence TTGGCACAGGCGATCGTAGGATGCGCCTCTGACAAGAAAGCGGAAAATATCGTCGTCCTTGACATGCGCAAGGTGGCGAATTTTTGCGACTATTTTGTCATCTGCACCGGTAACTCCGACCGGCAGGTCCGGGCGGTTGCCGAAGGGATCAGCGAAGGGCTGGGGCAGAAAGGCGTCAACGTGCGCTATCAGCAGGGCTTCCGGGACGGGCATTGGGTTCTCCTGGACCTGGGAACGGTCGTTGCTCATGTCTTTGACCGGGAAACGCGAGAGTTTTACGGCCTCGAGCATCTCTGGCAGGAAGCCAAGAAGGTCCACATTTAA
- a CDS encoding pitrilysin family protein, with protein MYHRTDLENGLRVVTHSVPDRQSVAIGIIVGAGGRYEEKANKGVAHFLEHMVFKGSRKYSCKQIKESVEGVGGALNAFTTEEQTCFYAKIPAKHLSLTFDVLADMAFFPSLAEKDVVKEKGVILEEIKMYHDLPQYYVHDLLDELMWPDHPLGISLVGTQESVGGLSAAALKTFHADNFRAGNVVISACGHLRHDAFVRLVRQKLGKISSGTGPDFLEAAASQDHPKARFFRKDTEQMHLALGMPGMDNQDPERYALSLLNIILGGNMSSRLFNEIREKRGLAYSISSSTKYLYDTGALVVRAGVDNAKIVDTVDVVLRELVKIRRNGVGAGEFARARDYFIGQVTLGLEETMDHMLWIGESTMIYDRIRTLKELIALIRKVKPGDIRAVTRKIFRDDRYSMALIGPITDEQEKKMRGLLSIP; from the coding sequence ATGTATCACAGGACAGATCTTGAAAACGGATTGCGCGTCGTCACCCACAGCGTCCCGGACAGGCAAAGCGTAGCGATCGGAATCATTGTGGGCGCGGGCGGGCGTTATGAAGAGAAGGCCAATAAAGGGGTTGCCCATTTCCTTGAGCATATGGTGTTCAAAGGCAGCCGGAAATATTCCTGCAAGCAGATCAAAGAATCCGTTGAGGGCGTGGGCGGAGCGCTCAACGCCTTCACGACCGAGGAACAGACCTGTTTTTACGCCAAAATCCCGGCCAAACATCTGTCGCTGACCTTTGACGTCCTTGCCGACATGGCGTTTTTTCCGTCTCTCGCTGAAAAAGATGTGGTGAAGGAGAAGGGGGTCATTCTTGAGGAAATCAAGATGTACCATGATCTTCCCCAATATTATGTCCATGACCTTTTGGACGAACTGATGTGGCCTGACCACCCGCTGGGCATCAGCCTTGTGGGGACGCAAGAGTCTGTGGGAGGCTTGTCGGCGGCCGCCCTGAAGACCTTCCATGCGGATAATTTTAGAGCCGGGAACGTGGTCATTTCGGCCTGCGGTCATTTGAGGCACGATGCGTTTGTCCGGCTGGTCAGGCAGAAGCTCGGGAAAATCTCTTCAGGGACAGGCCCGGATTTTCTCGAAGCTGCCGCTTCCCAGGACCATCCGAAAGCGCGGTTTTTCCGCAAAGACACAGAGCAGATGCATTTGGCCCTGGGCATGCCAGGGATGGACAACCAGGACCCGGAGCGCTACGCCCTGAGCCTTCTTAACATTATTCTTGGAGGCAACATGTCGAGCCGTCTTTTCAACGAGATCCGTGAAAAACGGGGGCTGGCGTATTCGATTTCCAGTTCCACGAAATATCTTTACGATACAGGGGCCCTTGTGGTCCGCGCCGGGGTCGATAACGCGAAAATCGTGGATACCGTGGATGTGGTCCTTCGGGAATTGGTCAAGATCCGCCGCAACGGGGTGGGGGCCGGTGAATTCGCCCGGGCCCGGGACTATTTCATCGGTCAGGTCACGCTCGGACTGGAAGAGACCATGGATCATATGCTCTGGATCGGAGAGTCCACCATGATCTACGATCGCATCCGCACGCTCAAGGAGCTGATCGCCCTGATCCGCAAGGTCAAACCGGGGGATATCCGTGCGGTCACGCGGAAAATTTTCAGGGACGACCGGTACAGCATGGCTCTGATCGGCCCGATCACCGATGAACAGGAAAAAAAGATGAGGGGTCTGCTCTCGATCCCGTGA
- the trpA gene encoding tryptophan synthase subunit alpha, which produces MNRIDRKFQELRREGRKALITFITAGDPDMATTGQLVLAFDRSGADIVELGVPFSDPMADGPTIQASSFRALKKGATLAKILNLVKDIRRHSEIPIALMTYYNPVFRFGEEKFVREAVKAGVDGVIIPDLPPEEAVRLRISARQEGLATVFFLAPTTTPQRMKTIIQQATGFIYYVSLTGVTGARQRLPASLFAGVQQAKRLTRKPVCVGFGIASPDQVREIARFADGVIVGSAIVKAIEKNAGNRDLVASVSHFVSRLARPLRT; this is translated from the coding sequence ATGAACCGCATTGACCGGAAATTTCAGGAGTTGAGACGTGAGGGCCGAAAAGCACTGATCACGTTCATTACGGCCGGCGATCCGGATATGGCAACGACCGGACAGCTGGTCTTGGCGTTCGACCGGTCCGGGGCGGACATCGTTGAACTGGGGGTGCCATTTTCCGATCCTATGGCGGACGGCCCGACCATCCAGGCCTCGTCCTTCCGCGCCCTCAAAAAAGGTGCGACGTTGGCCAAAATCTTGAATTTGGTCAAAGATATCCGCCGGCACTCGGAAATCCCGATCGCGTTGATGACGTATTACAATCCGGTTTTTCGCTTCGGCGAAGAAAAATTTGTCAGGGAAGCCGTGAAAGCCGGGGTGGACGGTGTGATCATCCCGGATCTTCCCCCGGAAGAAGCGGTCCGTTTGCGGATTTCGGCCCGCCAGGAAGGGCTGGCCACGGTGTTTTTCCTTGCCCCGACCACCACGCCGCAGCGTATGAAAACGATTATCCAGCAGGCCACCGGGTTCATTTATTATGTGTCCCTCACCGGCGTGACCGGCGCCCGACAGCGTTTGCCGGCCAGTTTATTTGCCGGAGTGCAACAGGCCAAGCGGTTGACGCGAAAACCTGTGTGCGTGGGGTTCGGCATCGCTTCGCCGGACCAGGTCAGGGAGATCGCACGGTTTGCAGACGGCGTGATTGTCGGAAGCGCGATCGTTAAAGCCATCGAGAAAAATGCGGGGAACAGGGATCTCGTTGCCAGTGTAAGCCATTTTGTCAGCAGGCTGGCCAGACCGCTGAGAACCTGA
- the trpB gene encoding tryptophan synthase subunit beta, whose translation MKSVLIPDRRGRFGEFGGQFVPETLMAVLSELEKIYYSLKSDRKFQTEFRRYLREYAGRPTNLYFAGRLSRYLKTLNVYLKREDLLHTGAHKINNTLGQILVARRMGKTRIIAETGAGQHGVATATAAALFGLECHVYMGAEDIERQALNVFRMRLLGAEVIPVTSGSRTLKDAMNEAIRDWVTNVRNTFYIIGSVAGPHPYPVMVRDFQAVIGQEARRQFLKMRGSSPDYLVACVGGGSNAMGLFHAFYRDRGVKMIGVEAAGHGLHTKQHSASLNKGKVGVLHGSKSALLQDEGGQVHIAHSVAAGLDYPGVGPEHAYYQQTGRAAYVAVTDQEAMQGLKLLSRMEGIIPALESSHAVSYLTKLAKKVKNKADVIVCLSGRGDKDVAAIKDLI comes from the coding sequence ATGAAAAGCGTTTTGATCCCAGACCGCCGCGGCCGTTTCGGCGAATTCGGGGGACAGTTTGTCCCTGAAACGCTCATGGCCGTGCTCTCGGAGCTGGAAAAAATTTACTACAGTTTAAAAAGCGACCGTAAATTCCAGACGGAATTCCGCAGGTATTTGCGTGAATATGCCGGCCGCCCGACGAATCTTTATTTTGCCGGCCGGCTCAGCCGCTATTTGAAGACGCTGAACGTCTATCTCAAGCGCGAGGACCTTTTGCACACGGGCGCTCACAAGATCAACAACACCCTGGGTCAGATCCTGGTAGCCAGGCGAATGGGTAAGACGCGCATCATTGCGGAGACCGGCGCGGGCCAGCACGGGGTGGCCACGGCCACGGCCGCCGCGCTTTTCGGGCTGGAGTGTCATGTTTACATGGGCGCGGAGGACATCGAGCGGCAGGCGTTGAACGTTTTTCGCATGCGGCTCCTGGGCGCCGAAGTGATCCCGGTGACCAGCGGATCGAGGACATTAAAAGATGCCATGAATGAGGCCATCCGGGACTGGGTCACGAACGTTCGCAATACTTTTTATATCATCGGGTCGGTCGCCGGCCCGCACCCGTATCCTGTGATGGTCCGGGATTTCCAGGCGGTCATCGGGCAGGAGGCCCGCCGGCAGTTCCTCAAAATGCGGGGGAGTTCGCCGGATTACCTCGTGGCCTGCGTGGGGGGCGGCAGCAACGCCATGGGGTTGTTCCATGCCTTTTACCGCGACCGCGGGGTGAAGATGATCGGTGTCGAAGCGGCCGGGCACGGCCTGCACACGAAACAGCATTCCGCGAGTTTGAACAAAGGGAAGGTGGGGGTCTTGCACGGAAGTAAAAGCGCGTTGCTTCAGGATGAGGGCGGCCAGGTCCATATCGCGCATTCGGTGGCGGCCGGGCTGGATTATCCCGGCGTGGGGCCTGAACACGCGTATTACCAGCAAACCGGGCGGGCGGCGTATGTGGCGGTGACGGACCAGGAGGCCATGCAGGGACTCAAACTGCTTTCCCGGATGGAGGGGATCATCCCGGCCCTGGAATCGTCCCATGCCGTCAGCTATCTGACGAAATTGGCCAAAAAAGTAAAGAACAAAGCGGATGTGATCGTCTGCCTTTCCGGCAGGGGAGATAAAGATGTGGCCGCGATCAAAGATCTGATTTGA
- a CDS encoding DPP IV N-terminal domain-containing protein, which yields MDLKGTIVFVSGRHGDYDVFTVELPSGEIDKLTTGDSWNDMPKWSPDGRKIAYISNKSGTAEIWVMNADGSEKAQITKSGKHHQSPDWSPDGRKLVFCANYHGHMDVYTMNADGSDLAQITDYEGMDFTPNFSPDGRRIIFASKRSGNSDLWAYEIATKSLRQLTEFRGRDYSPAFSPDGSRIAFVTGLAGADGKENLEIYVMDSDGKNEKRVTTNLGIDRHVGWSPDGRFLVFASNQPRSTVERLWVADTQTPDIGAIRFDRKALEREIGAEAKGAFFFQFLPEPIRRKFYPENFFGTDRYPDWTS from the coding sequence ATGGATTTGAAAGGCACGATTGTTTTTGTTTCCGGCAGACACGGGGATTACGATGTTTTTACCGTTGAGCTTCCGTCCGGAGAGATCGATAAGCTGACAACCGGCGATTCATGGAACGATATGCCCAAGTGGTCGCCGGACGGCCGGAAGATCGCGTACATCTCCAACAAGAGCGGCACCGCCGAGATCTGGGTCATGAATGCCGACGGCTCTGAGAAGGCCCAGATCACGAAATCCGGGAAGCACCACCAGTCCCCGGACTGGTCGCCGGACGGGCGCAAGCTGGTGTTCTGCGCGAACTATCACGGGCACATGGACGTTTACACCATGAACGCGGACGGGTCGGATTTGGCTCAGATCACGGATTATGAAGGGATGGACTTCACTCCCAACTTTTCGCCGGACGGACGGCGGATCATCTTCGCGTCGAAACGCAGCGGCAATTCGGATCTCTGGGCTTATGAGATCGCCACGAAGTCCCTGCGGCAGTTGACCGAGTTCCGGGGACGCGATTATTCCCCGGCCTTCTCGCCGGATGGTTCCCGGATCGCCTTTGTCACTGGATTGGCCGGGGCGGACGGCAAGGAAAATCTCGAGATTTACGTGATGGACAGCGATGGCAAGAACGAGAAGCGGGTCACGACAAATCTGGGGATTGACCGCCACGTGGGCTGGTCGCCGGATGGGCGGTTCCTCGTTTTCGCTTCCAACCAGCCGCGGTCCACCGTGGAGCGGCTCTGGGTGGCGGACACGCAGACGCCGGATATCGGCGCGATACGGTTCGACCGCAAGGCCCTGGAGCGGGAGATCGGTGCGGAGGCCAAGGGCGCTTTCTTTTTTCAATTCCTGCCGGAGCCGATCCGCAGAAAGTTTTATCCGGAGAATTTCTTTGGGACCGACAGGTATCCGGATTGGACGTCCTAA